A single window of Prochlorothrix hollandica PCC 9006 = CALU 1027 DNA harbors:
- a CDS encoding response regulator — protein sequence MATVLIVEDDPANILVFTKILKKRAKLDVLHTEDATEVMKLASSGEISLILMDVSLAHSSYEGKPVDGIAITRMLKADASTAHLPVILVTAHAMRGDRENFLSQSGADSYISKPVIDQQAFVDHIQRLIVAD from the coding sequence ATGGCAACGGTTCTCATCGTGGAAGATGATCCAGCAAATATTTTAGTTTTCACCAAAATCCTCAAGAAACGGGCCAAATTAGATGTCCTTCACACCGAAGATGCAACAGAGGTCATGAAGCTGGCGAGTTCTGGCGAAATTAGTCTGATTTTGATGGATGTATCCTTGGCCCATAGTTCCTATGAAGGGAAGCCTGTTGATGGCATCGCCATTACTCGAATGCTGAAAGCTGATGCCAGCACCGCCCACTTACCCGTGATCCTCGTGACCGCCCATGCCATGCGGGGCGATCGTGAAAACTTCCTCAGTCAAAGCGGTGCCGATAGCTATATTTCCAAACCGGTCATTGATCAACAGGCGTTTGTTGATCATATTCAAAGGCTAATAGTTGCGGACTGA
- a CDS encoding CPP1-like family protein gives MSEHSPYEQLGVSEGASFDEIQEAKSRLMEQCGDDRKLMDSIETAYDAVLMHRLRMRQEGKIKVPDRIRFAEESAPKEPPRLAPSLQPNLTQLPGWMQQLVDNPSPTEVLWPALVFGVFGVVILVAPNPSSLLQLALVGGIGTSTYFLNRKEQRTGRAILLSFIGLGLGLFLGTLLYGLLQGLLSPLGVQGDQWATFTSLVTLWLVSSFLR, from the coding sequence ATGAGTGAGCACAGTCCCTATGAGCAACTTGGCGTAAGCGAAGGAGCCTCGTTTGATGAGATTCAGGAAGCAAAAAGCCGCCTGATGGAGCAATGCGGGGACGATCGCAAGCTGATGGACAGTATTGAGACGGCCTATGATGCGGTGTTAATGCATCGTCTCCGGATGCGGCAGGAGGGCAAGATTAAGGTGCCCGATCGCATCAGATTTGCCGAGGAATCTGCCCCGAAGGAACCGCCCCGTCTAGCGCCGTCCCTGCAACCCAATTTGACCCAACTGCCTGGATGGATGCAGCAGTTGGTGGACAATCCCAGTCCCACGGAGGTACTCTGGCCTGCCCTCGTGTTTGGTGTGTTTGGGGTGGTTATTCTGGTGGCTCCCAACCCTAGCTCGTTGCTACAGCTTGCCTTAGTGGGGGGCATTGGCACCAGTACCTATTTCTTAAATCGGAAGGAACAGCGCACGGGCAGAGCTATCCTCCTCAGCTTTATCGGGTTAGGGCTGGGCCTGTTCCTGGGCACCCTCCTCTATGGTTTGCTGCAAGGTCTCCTCAGTCCCTTGGGGGTGCAGGGCGATCAATGGGCGACGTTCACCAGCTTAGTGACCCTCTGGCTGGTGTCGAGTTTCCTACGTTGA